GAGTCAATAGCGTCATGGCAAAGCCGGTCAGCTCCCCGTATTGCTTCGTGGCGGCAACTGTCGCTACGCCGGCGATGGCAAGGCTTTGAGCGACGACAATCGGCTCGAAAAACCAAGAGAGGTTGCCGATAAAGCGGCTTCCCGTCGTAGGAAGGGATACGCTCATTAATTGGGTGAAGGTTTGTTTGCCGTTTTTAATGGATTGGAAAAAATGCTTTCTGATTTTGATTGTTTTTTTATACTTAAAGCAAACAAACAAATAAAGGAGTGACGCCAGCTCACCTGCGACTGAAGATATCATTGCCCCTGCTGCGGCATATTCAATTCCGTAAGGGAGAAAAATCGTCGTGCATACAGCGACAAGTGAAATGCGGACGACCTGTTCAAGAACTTGTGACACGGCTAGCGGGTTCATATTCTGTTTTCCTTGAAAGTATCCCCTGAGTACACTGGATATGGCAATGATCGGCACAACCGGCGTAATGGCCAGAAGCGGGTACAGTGTTCTCTTATCTGTCAGCATCGTTTCCGCCATAACCGGGGCGAAAAATAAAAACAGCGGTGTAAAGATTAGGCTGAGCACTCCTGTGATGGTCAGTGACATGACTAAAATATTTTTTGTTTTTTGATGATCTCCGCGCGCGCTGGCTTCAGCCACAAGCTTGCTGATCGCGACCGGAAGACCGAATTGAGTTAATGTAGTAGCCAAGAAAAAGGTCGGCGCCGCCATCATGTAAAGCCCGACTCCTTCTTCACCGATAAACCGGGCGATCACCACCCGGTTGACAAAACCGAGCATTCTTGTAACCATTCCTGCAGCGATCAGGATAAGAGTGCCCCTTAAAAACGTCTGTTTCGCCATTTTTACCCCCTGCCTTCTCAAACTACCTGTAATCATATACAATAAAGATATGCGTTTATATCGTCCAAGCATGACAAGTCTTCTTGAAAAACAATAAAAAAAGGAGCGTGGAATTCATGGAGAAGCATCCCGCCGATCTATATAAAGACCACGTCAGGCCGTTTCTTCGCAGCAAATTGGAAGAGTTTAAGATTCTCGGATATGATGATGTTGAACTCGAAAGTTTGTGGTCGTACTTAACAGATAAGAAGTGGAAAAAGAAAACGGAACTGCACATTTATGAACTGACAAGCGATATTTTATCAGTGAAAATTGGCGAATTTATGAACTATGCAACTGTTGAGTCGTTTAAAACGTCTAATTGGCTGGGCAGTGAAGAAGGCCAGGAAGCATTGGAAGAACTGCTGAGATAGCAGGCTGATTCACATAGGTTTAAGGGAGGATATACATAATGAAAAAAGGGCGCTTGATTGCGTTTTTCCTTCTCGTTTTATTGATTGGCACGGGCTTAGGCTACTTTACGAAGCCTGCGGCTAACAATATTACGTTAGGATTGGATTTGCAAGGCGGATTTGAGGTGCTGTATGATGTACAGCCCGTAAAAAAAGGTGACAAAATCACAAAAGACGTTCTGGTCAGCACAGTAGAGGCGTTGAACCGCAGGGCCAATGTTCTCGGTGTCAGCGAACCGAACATTCAAATCGAAGGGAATAACCGGATTCGCGTTCAGCTCGCTGGGGTGACAAACCAAAACAGAGCACGTGAAATCTTAGCCACTGAAGCTCAGCTTTCTTTCAGGGATACAAATGATAAAGAATTGCTGAATGGCTCTGACCTCGTCGAAAACGGGGCTAAACAAACATATGACGCCAAAACAAATGAACCCATTGTCAGCATTAAACTGAAAGACGCTGATAAATTCGGCGAAGTGACTAAAAAAGTCATGAACATGGCGCCA
The Bacillus vallismortis genome window above contains:
- the spoVB gene encoding stage V sporulation protein B, which codes for MAKQTFLRGTLILIAAGMVTRMLGFVNRVVIARFIGEEGVGLYMMAAPTFFLATTLTQFGLPVAISKLVAEASARGDHQKTKNILVMSLTITGVLSLIFTPLFLFFAPVMAETMLTDKRTLYPLLAITPVVPIIAISSVLRGYFQGKQNMNPLAVSQVLEQVVRISLVAVCTTIFLPYGIEYAAAGAMISSVAGELASLLYLFVCFKYKKTIKIRKHFFQSIKNGKQTFTQLMSVSLPTTGSRFIGNLSWFFEPIVVAQSLAIAGVATVAATKQYGELTGFAMTLLTLPSFITYSLSTALVPAISEGMEQKKLQVVEYRLEQAMRLCLLSGGIAVVILYVFADELMRVMYGSSGAAVFIKVMAPFFLLYYFQGPLQAVLQALNLAGAAMMNSLIGALVKTGLIFVLATRPSLGIMGAALAIVTGMVLVTLLHAATVSKVLPISIKIKEYALSFAVIVVCGFISSAIKQYVTFGASEVVNVAGWIVMSVAVYIVLLLIFRLIKKDELRRIPIIGRLIVR
- the comN gene encoding post-transcriptional regulator ComN, with the translated sequence MEKHPADLYKDHVRPFLRSKLEEFKILGYDDVELESLWSYLTDKKWKKKTELHIYELTSDILSVKIGEFMNYATVESFKTSNWLGSEEGQEALEELLR